The region ATGTAGCAGAACACTTCTGCACTAACATATAAAAGCTAAATGAACCTATATTGCTGTACAAGAATGAATTTCTAGTTATGTAGATCAATGCTTCAATTACCTAGACTCTTGCTATTTCAGACCCAGGATTTAATGCTTGGTTTGATATATGATGGGAGTCAGTACTTGTGCATACTGAATGAAAATGTTACCATAGTTTGTTATGAACTAGACTTTGGATTTTGGTAATTATTTCTTAAGCATGGCTGTATATCTGCTGTTACACTGCATAATGGCTTAAGAATGAGAACTTGAttcagtttggtttggtttgggtttgtgtggAAAAACAGCATCATTTCAACACAGTGTAAGATGGATGTATTTGTTCTTAGGATGGAGCTTCTGCAATTTTCCTGGCAGCACAGGGAGGCTATCTGGATGTCATCCGATTGCTGCTTTCTTCAGGAGCAAAGGTTAACCAGCCACGGCAGGTAAATTCAACACTTCAGGGCAGAGCTGAGGCCttaatttttttacagttatGAAAAATTAACACTGGAACTTCCTCTGGGCGTCACGTTCCCATGGAGGTGTTTCACTGGAAGGCAGATTGCGGCTGTGCCTGCATTCATGTTTTAGTTCAGATCGATAATGTGGTTTTGAAGCAAGTACCTCAGATATTTCTGCTTGCATGCAAACTATATCATTTCTGGAAGAACTAAAACTGGAAGCTCTCTTCTAGGTCTAGCTGCATTTACGCCTTAAAGCAGATCAAACTGCTGACTGATCCTCTGAACAGGTTTGAACCACATGCACGTTTGGGCCAGGGACCAAactaaatcaaaataaaaccctCCAGCTGCATATATTGTTGGTGTAAGGGCCTGGCACTACCTCTTGCAACTACTGATCTGCTTCTGTTGTACCAAGTTACTTGTGAAGGTCTACAGAGCCTACCATATGCCTGCATTCTTTTGGAAATCCTTGGAAAAGCCTTTGGAAATACGGGAACTCTAGTGAGACACAGTACTAAATTCAGTATATTGAAATCACCAGGCCTTCAGTACTGTGGCTTCAGTGTCAAAGCTGATCTTTGACAAAAGCTCTTACTTTTAGTTTTActtgttttagttttgctttgtgtCATCTCTCTGCACTCTGAAACTAAAACATGAGTGTTACCTTCATCTATGGTATTTCTTGATAGATGTGGAAAGCATTGCTGTCCCCATTTCCAGCTACTTACTGTagtgggcctgatcctgcaaacacATACAACCAGTGGCAACTGTAAGCCTGAAATCAGCTTCTCTGTAGGCAGTGGGGCTGCTGTTTGATTATTAAATTACATGTATGAGCTAGATTTGCTGCTTCAGAGGTCTCTGCTAGGTGGCTGAGGGCTAGATCTGCGTTGCATCACTGTATGCTGGTGTGAGGTAAGGGTGCAAGAGACTTCCTAGGTGTTAAATTAACTGTGTGATATGTAAGCATACATGGTGTACAGACATATATAAAACCTCTCTTGGTTTCCAAAAAAGGGTTCCTTAATTGTTTAGCTGGTCCTGAGTCTGTAATCAGTGCTTAAACAGCACTTTAGATGCTGCTTTGAGTAACCAGATGTGGGGGTTGCACAGCTAGCTTTACTCCCAGCACATAGAAATGTCTGATTAGAGACAGGGGCTTCCAAGAAATATTTGCCTAGTTTGAGAGAGCCTCCCCTGTGGTCTACTGAAACCCTGCAGGCAAGGTAGCTGTCCTGGGTCTTCACTTCACATTTTAAATTGATGGGATAAGGTCTTGTCCTTGCAATTAGTCATGTATGTCTGCCAGGTGGCTGTGATCACCGACTGCAGCAAGTAAAAAATCAGCAGGCAAGAGCAAATGAATGTGAAAACTCTAATAACAGTGGACAATGTGGCATGTGACAAGCTTTGCCAggtattttcagtatttcctttcaTCTACACCAAAAGCCTGACAAATCATAGCCTGGCAGCAGAGATTGATCTATATGACTTCTGCTGCATCTGTAGGTCTGCGTAGTCTCCTCACTGCTCCTGTAGTGTAAGGAAACTGGATTACTATTTTATGTGCTCAAACTAAAGTAATTTTCATGCTGcctcttcccccacctctccagcACCAGAGCTGTGCTGCCAGCTACTCCCTGGACTGATGCTCTAATGGCTCCTAGGCTGCCTCCACACTGTCTCCCAAGGTTGAGATTAAGAAATGTTAAAAGCTGTTAATTAATGAGTTTAAAAGATCAGCGTAGAAAGATAGACCAAGGTATGCATTAATGCCTTCTGAGTCAGTCAAAATAAAGTTGGGGAGCCTCAGATTTAGCTGAACAACGTTGTCATAAAAACTGCATTCTGCTAACCATAATTATAATGCACCAGCTAATTCtttctgacaatatttttttagCTCTCTAATCCAACCTCTACAACACAATGTTCTGTGAGGCATTTTTAAATCTTAGTTGAGGCAAAGACTTGACTGTCTGAATGTTCCTCCTGGCTCTGTTTCATCTCCGGCAGGACAGGCTTACTTTGCTTCAGGGTACCTCCGATCCCTGCTAAGATTATGCCTGGATAAATCCATGGCATCTGTATTTGGGCCCACTGTAATCTGAAACATTTCCTTAACAAATGGAACATTTTTACTGTTTAATTAGTAAAGTAATGGTTGGATGGACTTCAGTCTCTTTCTTACTAACAAACAAATTTGTACTTTGTTCGAAGGTGGCATGTTGGTCATGAGGAATGTAGCTCTAGATGGAGCAGTTTCGGTGCCAGATGACTCTTACTGTCAGTTACAAACTACATTGCTCTCACTGCTGTAGGAAACTTTTCTAAGCAACATAACATCCAATACAGGGCTGCAGAGTGCCAGGTGTGAGTTCATGCTTCTCCTTCCTCATGGTGACTAGGTTTTCCTCTCTACCTTGTGAATTTGGGGGCACTTAAATCATGTGTCTGAGTGTGTGCATCTGCCTTGTATGTCTCCTCTAGCTGCTGCAGTGGGTACTGGTTCCCCTTCAGTCTTGTGTCCCATCTCCCAGTCCCACACAGGTGCTCCTGACACTGTAGAGCATCTCAAGTCGTGTTGGCTGTCTGTGTGCAGGCTCTTCAGCTCAGGTTTCATAAGACTGAACAGTGAAGCTTCCTGGTGACTTTCTTCCCTGGCAGTGTAATTTTTCTTGGATTTTAGCAGCCTTCTGTTGTTTCTGACGTTGTGGAGCCAGGCAGGAAttcttttgtcatctttttgTCTAGACAAGAGTCGGGGATAGTGTCTGAAGCCTAGTTGTGGGAGATGTTTCTTTGCTGCTCCAACTCAAAAACAAAGTGAGAAGATCATTTCCCAGTGAATTTTACACTGTTTTGGCAGCCTGTGTCCCAGCTACTCTGACTGGCTAAGCAGATtcaaaatactctgaaaattaatgttttttcttaacaGTTGATACGCaattatacatatatgtaagCCAGTAAACCTATAGAGTGTAGACTTCAGGCAAGCAAGCAATTTGTTATTAGCAAGAATTCATCTGGTGTAGTGGTGCGAGTGGGCTGATGGGCAGAACAGTGGAGGAGATGATGCCGAGTAGCCTGAGGGTAGGGGTGCTCTGTTCCTGGAAGTCCTTACTGGCAATTCGAGGGGTATTTCACCTCCTTCCCTAACCTGGCCCCATGTAAGCCACAAGCAAACATTAAGCTTCAAAGCTGCAAAGCAAAGTCATTAGTTAATGGGTAAGAGAAAGAGCATCAGAAATTTCAGACAGAGTATGTTTGGAACCACTGGCTGCTGGACATAGGGAGAGGTAGTCCAAATATACTACCTTGTAATCCAATATGGAAATAAGCACATCTTAAGAACATATCAGGTATTTAACATTGTTCTAGGAAGATAATGGCTTGCAGTCGGCTGGGTGGGCAGAGGGACAaggaaacaaaagtagtttttgAACTGCATCTTTCCCTGTTCTCACTTTCTTCCTGACTCATCTCCAAGCCCTAATATCTGTTTACACAAGAATTCTCATGTGGGCTCTTAGTACAATGTAATATCTTTTTAACACCATACACCAACATGACAATGGACAGAAATTTCATCTACTCCATATAAATGTTATACACGTTTGCATAAACCTGCATGTTAGATGCTGTTTGCTTAAGAGAGAGAAGCTGACAATAGTCAGTGTGAACCCACCATCAACTTCATCATCTTTCTTGTCTTCAGGTTAAGTCCTCCAAGACAGTCACTCTTCTCACAATGTGTTTTTGCCTCTAGCCTATAACTGAGATACTGATGATGATGTCTAACAGCAATGCTATTAAGGACAGTTAATGGTAACAGTGATGTTACCTAACACTTCTAtttctttctgctccttttcATTTATACCTGAAAATAAGAGTTGCTCTTACAAATTTCACTGTGAGTAAAATAAAGGTGTTTTGTTCCCCATGCAGTGCTTGTGCTTGCATTTCTTGTGTAAACAGAAGTATAGATGTGCACAGCATTGGTTCTTCATACAGATTAAATTTTGTAGCCTGCTCTCAGATATTTTCCAAGTTTTACAGGCTTTTTCAGTGCCCCTATTGCTATTTTCTAGAGCCCTCTGGTGgggggagattaaaaaaaaataggaagtgTCAGCTTACTGGTAGGGAAAACACTATAAATTGGAGAGGGACAGTTTTTCCTATCATACTAACATCGCATAGGCTGTATACAAGAGAGCCTTTGTAAGTTTTGAATCACAAAGAACCCTCATTGTATTAACAGGATATATACTGGAATGAGGTCAGTCACTAATTTTAATGAGTTAATTTATAGACCAGTGATATGAGAGTGGGCAAAGATCCTGTTCCTCACCATTTGAGAAGACTAATGATCTCAGGATGTGcatttgctctttctcagaaTCAGAAAAAGGGAAGCCCAGATTAttatataaaaggaagaaataacctttctgtttcttccaaagGGTTAAGTCACTAGCCCATAGAAAGCAGAGAACTGGTTCAACAATGGTTTTTTGGATAGCATGAGCAAGTCATATGAATCTTCAGCTGGCACTGAGGAGAGGTTGCTTCTTTGATCAATGTGGAAATatcttatttaaagaaaaaagttttttctccCGAAACTTCTCATTAAGGCTCTATTGGAAGCCCCAATatattttgtcttcctctttccTGCCAAGTCTTCAGGCTGCTGAGGGTAGCGAGGGGGACTGGCAAGCACTGAAGACAGAAGCAGGCACCCTGCTACATGAGGCCTCACTTTTATGTTAAAGTCCATACAGGCAAAGCCTTTTGTTAAAGGCCCACAAGAATCAGTTTGGCACCACATAACTGCTGGAGTCCTCCTGTAGTCTGGAGAATCAGGCCATTTAgaagcaaaagcaggaaaagacaCAAAGCTAAATTCTAATTGCAGTGAGAAATACTTATAGTGCTTCAACTCACCTTTGCCTTTGGGATAGAAATCCATTGCAATGTTTATCTTATTCTGaatgtacattttattttctgagtttttctcATCTCAAATAATGATTGCATAAGGACAATTTTTTCGTGATGGATTCCTTGATAATTACCTTGTTTTCTAGTGGCATTCATGAAGATAAAATTTGTGAAATACTCACCATCACTCTAAGGCAGGACGTTTTTACCACATACCCTGAGGGTGGATAATGTTACTTACTACTGAAAATTAGTGATCATCTTGCATTGCTCCTTAGCTTCTACAAACAACTTCCACTCCATATGTACAGAGGCCCAGCTGCAGAATCTGCCCATGCACGCTGAGATTTGCCTGTATCTTCTGTTACGTCTAGCCACATAGAGTTCAAAGTACACAAGATACCTTTGGTCTACATTTCAAACATCCCTGTGTATTTTAGGCACAGCTGGTAAGCCAAAGAGGGCTTTAACTGTTCACACAGCAATGCACATTTCAGGCCAACTATGCAAAGGAAAGCAGCTAAGCATGGCTCTACTCCACAACTGGAGTGACTCTGACTTGATACACTGAGCTCCCATGTGCTTTTGGAAGCAACTCTGCATATATAAACATAAATCCTGTGATGCAGGATTTAACTGAAGCATTGAAGTATATCCATTCCAGTAGGCAGACTTGGGTAGTAAAATACCAGGGAGCATGGGATCTCAAAGTGAAAGCATTAGCAGTCTTATTTTGTCTGCAGGATGGGACGGCTCCCTTGTGGATTGCGTCACAGATGGGTCACAGCGAAGTGGTGCGAGTAATGCTGCTCCGGGGAGCTGAGCGAGACGCCGCGCGGGACGTGAGTAGCACTTCTTCCTGTGCTCTGTCTGCAGCTTTACACCTAGGGTTTTTTTGAGGCTGCAAATCTGCCTGAATGGAGGCCTGGTGTCCCCAGAGTCCATCCTGTTTGCCAGATTGCAAAGACCCACCATGGGCTCCCTTTTTCCTGTTGTGTCTGGGACAGCTTCCTGGAGGGACCTTCTGGAATAAGGGAATGGAAATATCCATATAAATGAGAGACAAAGATGACATATGGTGCCACTGGTTCATTTTACCTTGAAGTTTTCACCTGCCAGATGCCCTAAAACCAGCAGCATGTGCTGTGGAGGTGCCTCCTCAAAGACGATGAGCAGAGGAGACCCTTCTCTCAGAGGTGTGGGGGAGAGCTGGTGTTTCTCTCCAGCCAAGGGGAATGCAGGTAAAGCATAGGTAATAACTGAACCCACCTTCCTCTCTCTTTTAAAGGATGGTACGACTGCTTTACTGAAGGCTGCCATTAAAGGGTACAACAATGTGATAGAAGAGTTGCTGAAATTCTCTCCCACGCTTGGCCTGCTGAAGGTTAGTAGTCAAACACAAAGATTTTTAGGCAGAGAAGGCAAAGGGTCTGATGACAGACCTGACGTTTATGACTGTGCCAGTGGAAGATGATAAGGAGCCTGAGCCCAACAAGTCAAGAGAAAAGTTAAATTATGTGATTTAGCCTTTAATGCCATACACAAATGAATCTTTTCAAATGAAATTGTGAATTTGATTTTTGTAATGAGGAAGCACATTGTGTTGTAAAAGGAATTCTCCAGCTTTTTGtcatctgattttatttctacTGTGAATGGATTGCTCTCAATAATGCAGTTTTTAGCATTATACTCTGACCTCTATTGCATTTAGTCAGAAAAATAGTATCCTAAGAGATCTGTTGAGAGCAGATTCTCtccttgattttgttttcttctgcattcaaAAAGTGACTTGAGAAATAACAGATACTTGGAAGCTGCTTTTTAATAGCTGATCTAATTTTGTGTGCCTATATATCACATACTTTGATAGCCTCTGTGCATGCAACTAATTGGTAATTTTGATGTACTTGAAAATCCAGGTGGCATTAACTTAGTTATTAATTACAAGGATGAAATAGCTTCCACACATATTTGAACTGTCAGTTTGCAGCCACAAACAAAAGGCCAGCCATAAATATCACCACTCAGCTGTCTGACATTGAGACCATTAATCAtcagagaaagaagataaaatgcaCAGATGGTTTCCATTACTGCTTGTGCTTCTGTTTCACTTACTAATGGCTGATTTTGCCAGGCAGAAGCAAGTGCTGTGTTCATTTCACCTCTAATCAATTGACAAgggtaatttttaaaaggaaatattgcTGTGGTAAAGTGAATTTGACTCTcatttttattaaagcatttaaaatcaCCTCCTTTGTAGCCCACTAGCCTGCCAGAACCCTGTCTAAATCAGACCCTGTATCACTGATGACCTAATCTCTTTCATGttatttgtttcttgtttgtaGGTTTGTTCTTTGCAAATGTCGGTGTTTCACTGCCTTTTGATTTCTTCCCATGCATGGTACAAACATCTCCACTGGTATTTTCTAGAATGGGACCTCTGCTCTCCACGCGGCCGTCCTGAGTGGCAACGTGAGGACAGTGGCGCTGCTCCTCGAAGCAGGAGCGGACCCATGCCTGAGGAACAAGGTACGTCCCGGCGCCATCCTGAgtgaggagctggtggggaggaCCGAGCAGTGGAGCTGTATGTGCCACAGAGGTGGTGGCAGCCCGCGTTTCTGTGCTGGTCCATGGTTGCCCCTTGGTCCTCTCCTGAAGCACCACCGTTTGGTCCATTCATTTCTGTACACAAGCATCTGTAAGGGTGCTAGGCAGTGCCACTGGTGATGCCGGTTCTTGTGAAGTTACATCAATCTGAGAATAACCAAACCGTGTACTCACTCACTTGAGCACCACAGACTAATTTGTTAACTATAACTAGTCATGGGCTAGCTATGTTGCATTTTAGGGAAAGAGTAATCCCTTACAGTTTTGATAAGTCATAAATTATATTCATATCTCCATACAAATGTGTAAGGGGGTTGTTTCTGCAGCAAGAGAAATGTGTATCTGGGTGCCTTTCATAAGAAAAGTTAGAATTCAGCACATACCTAATACAAGAAATAATGCCAAATTGCATGCATCTTTCCCATATTTTACTCTAAATCTGTCAGTTTATTGATATAGTTTCATATGCTTTTTATAACAGCAactttttcggcagaaaacttgtcttggttttcttctgtAAGTGTTTTAACATGACAAGTTTGATAATTTCCATGAAAATGTCTTTCAATGTCTTGCGTTTATGAACTATTTGCTGCTAGTATTTGATATCTAGATGGGTTTTTTAAGCTGTGAATGGATGGTCTGGTATTTATGTCTGGTTTATGGCTGGATGAATGAAAGTTTGTAATACAGGTAATCCAGCACATATCTTCTAATTGTTTTGGTCATTTAATACAAAATCTGTGCCTGTTATTTCTGATTTATTCCACTTGATGGCAGCAGAGTTAACGCCTCTCATACGCCTCGTGTTAATGGGCGTTTTATTTTGATACTATTATCCAAACAGTGTGCAAGATTTTTCTTCTACTGATGGTGATTTGCAGCAGGAGTGTGTGCAGTTTAAGAAAGTCTGTGGCTGTAACCTCTCCTactgattttttggggttttttttaatagcatgaaATTTGGCACAACACAGTACATTTGCAGGACAGAATTACTGATCCTCGGAAGTGGCTTCATTATAAATACTTTATGTTACCAAAATTGTATTCAGTAAATACAGAAttactgattttcagaagtatcTCCATTATAAATACTTTTCATTACCAAAATTGTATTCAATAAATACAGAAGACCAAAGTCTAATGTTCCATTACCAATCTTACAGTATAGTATTGACTATTTCATAGAAATTAAAGTCTTTCCTTGGATTTTTATGGACTTTGGAACTTAAAGATCTGACTAATCtaacaaaaaaatcagcatctcTGCTCTCTATTACTCTGTGGCAGAAGCATAGGGAGCCCAAGGGATACCATTTAGCCTGCACAGTCAGCACAAAATAAGCGGACCACTCAAATCCCACACTGGGATTATTCTGAAGACTTAAGTGAGACTTGCACACTGAAAGGTGATTTGTTAAGATATCTCCAGCAGTGGTGGAGACAACACTGGAATAACCATGTTATTATAATGCCCAGTACCATCGTCTTTAGAGTTTAATGCTTTTAAACCATGTCTTGGAAATACTTGTTCATTTCTGCTAACCTCAAGGGTTTTTTGTTCCAGGCAAATGAACTGCCAGCAGAACTAACAAAAAATGAACGCATCCTCCGACTCCTACGcatgaaggaaaagcaaaggaaaagctaATCCAGCCCTGTAGCAAATGCAGTTTGACAGAGATGCATCCTGACCACAGTAGCATGACAGTAAACATAGGTTGCCCGAGAAGGACTTGTTGGAACAGTCTGAAGAACTGATTCGCCTCTCCAGTCCATGCTCCCTGAACACAAGACCCTTGCTACAGGGTGGCCGTGGGCTAGGGCCTCAGCCTGGCATCTCTGAACGCAGGACTGCGATGAGAGCAGCATTTGGCCCAGAAGCTGCGTTTGCACTGCAGCCCTGCCTGTACCCCAAGATCCCACCGGTCCCAGTACGGACATTTGCTCCTCCATGCCTGCAGCGTATGTATCCCTGTGCGCACAAGTGCTCCCGCCACTTCAGACAGGTGTCCCCATGCTGACACGGGCACACGTGTGGGTTGGGAGCACTCTGCCTTTGTGCCAAAATGACACCCACACCTCACAGCTGTTTGGATACAGTTGGTCCTGGAGTAGTCCCATGGTGCTCCTGCCCTCCCTTTCCTGGCAGTGCTAGCTCAGACCATTCCTCTCTACCTCCAAGCGCTGCATGGGGCTAGAGATGAGATCCCACCTGCGACATCCCAACAGGAAAAGTcctcctgccagcccagggctaTGGTAACATTTTGGCTACTACATGAAGCTCCACAGAAATGATCCAGAGCATTACAAATTATGCCAAAAGCTACCGACTGAACAATAAGCAAGGAGGTGTACTCCTCAGTTGCAGCATCGTGATCTGTCAATCTGTCCAGCAACAGAAACACAGCGGAGCAGTTGATAGCATTTTGCAATGCGTACGCAGTTCTGTGTGGATCCATCCCCAACTCTACAGCCTACGGACATGCATTTTGGTGCATAGGGGAGGACCAGTGACAGAGCAAACCAATCAGGGCATATAATTCACTGGAGCAAAGTACATCAGAAATTTAGCTGTCGGGCACAACAGCACAGATGCTATACAAGTGGTATACATATGTTCTGCACATGCATATATGTGACACTCTGGTTTAGTACCCACAGTTACTATGCAATGCACTTGTTCCCCAAGTCTGTGCAGGAGTTAAGGGAGAAGTGCGCAGTGTACAGGTGTTTCAGCAGCTGGTGAGAGGGTTATGTGTAGCCACACTTGAACAGGCCCACTAATTAATGCAGGCATGGAAAACGAACTCTCAACAGCAATTTTGGCCTTGGTTGTGGTTGAGACACTTAGACATACTACTAGTGCCTGTGTGGGGAAGGCAGTGCAAATTGTAGATGGTTTGTGAAGAGTTATGTTTTAAACCACATTGCTGTAAAACACCCCATTTAAACCCAGTCATTTTTGCAAACAGTATACACTGTAAACAGTATATACTATGTCCCATTATCCACAAGAACATTAGAGGTTATTTTACAGTGAGTTGAGGTATAAAGTTAATTCAGTACATAAATCCAAGTACTTCACCTGCCTTCAAACCTtggaaataactgaaaaatacctttaaaagtTGAAGACAGAGAAGATTGTAAGGAAACAAAACATTCCCTGATTAAAAAATGTCAACCTAGGATTCAGCTGAACTGTTTGCTTCAgtgagttaaaaaaaatcttttagtgAGCTAGCACAAATGAATGTAGTTTACTTAGTGCAAATTAGCCATATATATTACCAAATCATAAAGTTATGCTTTTTGTGGGTAAGTTAAGTAAGAAGTCAGGGTTCTGGTGAACAGAAGTGGGCGTACCTTTGCTTGCAAGCTGGAATTGCTATTCAATTTCTATTCAGCATTACAAAGAAAAGCTTTACGTTTTCCAACAATGTAAGAAGAcaccagaaaaatatatttgtttaggTAATCcatgctgctgtatttttaaattaaaataatgttgtgCCTAACAGAAACTTGCAGATGAACTGGTACAGAACCAAAGAATTATGCAAGATGCTTAGAGGATAGTTGTATCCATGGTTAAGTTCCACAAAGGACTAAAAAATACCGAGCATGCAGAAATCTCAAGAGCCTTATTGGGAATTTAAGTTACACAGCATTACATGGGTCTGgactttaatttctttaacaaGCAACGCTGGAGAGGACAGGTTTATTTGGAGCCCTCAGTGGGTCTAAGATGAACATACTGTTTTGGAGAACACTAGAGGGACTCTAGGCAGCCTGGCCTCAATATTGATCTTTCTCCCTAAAGTTTCTTCTGATCGACAGCTGTGACAACCACATTCTTAAGACGAAAAGCCCTTTCACAGTTGTAAAGGAGAAAGATAATCACTGGAAAGTCTTCAGTAGTCATGTTGGGTGAACAATAAATACTCTTAATATCAGTCTGTAATGATCAAGCACTCTTCCTAAAAAATGTGGAAGCATCCACTGTTGGTAAGAATCTCCTATTTTTTCCTGATAGCAGAGCATAGGAGAGAGGACAGGGCAAGCCAACAGTGGCTCCGTGACAGCTGAAGTAAGCAAGCTGAGACAACAACATAGAGGTGTCCAGTATCTGCAGGTGACCTCTCCTTTCTGACAGATGTATTTTCTTGTGAGAGTGGTCTCACCCCAAAGGGGGCAGCCACTCAGCAAAGAGCTGCTTTTTGAACtctgcctgtccatgggaagATGCATGTCTGCTCCCCACCACTCAGAGTTGGACATTCCAGGTTGTGTGCCCAGCTGCCTCTGTGACTGGCCACGGCAGCCAGGGCTCTCATGCAGCAAGTGAAAAACACCTTAGGATGCTGCATCCCATACGGAGCATCTGCTGACCTTCTGAGAGGATGCAGTTACCAGGCCCTCTTTTTTTGAGTGATATTGGGCTATAACAGGCTTTTCTTACTCCTAAACAAAATTTGAAATGTGGGGCTAGCACAGGTTGAAGGGAGAGGCTTATCACTTCCTCCTCACTCTCATTAGTGCTGGCTGATACAGCACACAG is a window of Athene noctua chromosome 2, bAthNoc1.hap1.1, whole genome shotgun sequence DNA encoding:
- the ANKRD29 gene encoding ankyrin repeat domain-containing protein 29 isoform X1, whose product is MCRMSFKKETPLANAAFWAARKGNLALLQLLLNSGRVDVDCKDSLGTTALMVASYYGHIDCVRELVLQGADINLQRESGATSLFFAAQQGHNDVVKFLFEFGASTEFKNKDGGTALLAACQYGHAKVVETLLKHGANIHDQLYDGASAIFLAAQGGYLDVIRLLLSSGAKVNQPRQDGTAPLWIASQMGHSEVVRVMLLRGAERDAARDDGTTALLKAAIKGYNNVIEELLKFSPTLGLLKVCSLQMSVFHCLLISSHAWYKHLHWYFLEWDLCSPRGRPEWQREDSGAAPRSRSGPMPEEQGK
- the ANKRD29 gene encoding ankyrin repeat domain-containing protein 29 isoform X3, producing the protein MCRMSFKKETPLANAAFWAARKGNLALLQLLLNSGRVDVDCKDSLGTTALMVASYYGHIDCVRELVLQGADINLQREDGGTALLAACQYGHAKVVETLLKHGANIHDQLYDGASAIFLAAQGGYLDVIRLLLSSGAKVNQPRQDGTAPLWIASQMGHSEVVRVMLLRGAERDAARDDGTTALLKAAIKGYNNVIEELLKFSPTLGLLKVCSLQMSVFHCLLISSHAWYKHLHWYFLEWDLCSPRGRPEWQREDSGAAPRSRSGPMPEEQGK
- the ANKRD29 gene encoding ankyrin repeat domain-containing protein 29 isoform X2, which codes for MCRMSFKKETPLANAAFWAARKGNLALLQLLLNSGRVDVDCKDSLGTTALMVASYYGHIDCVRELVLQGADINLQRESGATSLFFAAQQGHNDVVKFLFEFGASTEFKNKDGGTALLAACQYGHAKVVETLLKHGANIHDQLYDGASAIFLAAQGGYLDVIRLLLSSGAKVNQPRQDGTAPLWIASQMGHSEVVRVMLLRGAERDAARDDGTTALLKAAIKGYNNVIEELLKFSPTLGLLKNGTSALHAAVLSGNVRTVALLLEAGADPCLRNKANELPAELTKNERILRLLRMKEKQRKS